The Punica granatum isolate Tunisia-2019 chromosome 4, ASM765513v2, whole genome shotgun sequence genome has a window encoding:
- the LOC116205192 gene encoding uncharacterized protein LOC116205192 isoform X1 — protein MVNDNLWTDGLICAFELVRGRRKRSHTKGGTKVQIERQAARDVPKKQEPTDERSTVLSSLIDGSKINRFSPTRGNDPLERHDNHRDCTLGHLDEIQDFSRSYWVPIGWARISELVQTVQADAAWASQPINISEEEDNVTVADVATPYWERPVGPTWWCHVAADHPVINKWLSNAPWLHPAISVALRDETRLISERMKHLFYEVPVRVAGGLLFELLGQSAGDPYADEDDIPIVLRSWHAQNFLITSLHVKGSATNINVLGIAEVQEMLAAGGFNIPRSIHEVIARLACHLARWDDRLFRKNIFGAADEIELMFMNRRTQEDLHLFSIILNQEIRRLSTQVIRVKWSLHAREEIVFELLQHLKGSESRALLEGVRKSTREMIEEQEAVRGRLFTIQDVMQSTVRAWLQDKSLTVTHNLGVFGGCGLILSIITGLFGINVDGIPGAENSPSAFALFSLCLVLLGAVLIAIGLVYLGLKNPIVEEDMEVRKLELQELVRMFQQEAESHAQVRKTIGRNNIPPTSADVFLGNAGYVFIS, from the exons ATGGTGAATGATAATCTTTGGACTGATGGGCTTATATGTGCTTTTGAATTGGTACGAGGAAGACGGAAAAGGAGCCATACCAAAGGTGGTACGAAAGTCCAGATAGAGAGACAAGCAGCGAGAGATGTGCCAAAGAAACAGGAGCCGACGGATGAACGGAGTACGGTGCTCTCTTCCCTTATCGATGGAAGTAAGATCAATAGGTTTTCACCTACACGCGGAAATGATCCGTTGGAAAGGCATGACAATCACAGGGACTGTACCTTGGGCCACCTCGATGAAATTCAAGACTTTTCACGGAGCTACTGGGTGCCAATCGGCTGGGCTAGAATTTCCGAACTTGTCCAGACAGTGCAAGCAGATGCTGCCTGGGCCTCACAGCCAATCAACATTTCGGAGGAGGAAGATAACGTCACCGTTGCAGATGTTGCGACTCCCTACTGGGAGCGACCGGTGGGCCCCACCTGGTGGTGCCATGTAGCAGCAGATCATCCCGTCATTAACAAATGGTTGAGTAACGCTCCATGGCTGCATCCTGCAATCAGTGTCGCTCTGCGCGATGAAACAAGGCTAATCAGTGAGCGGATGAAGCATCTTTTCTACGAG GTCCCTGTGAGAGTCGCAGGTGGACTGTTATTCGAGCTGTTGGGGCAGTCAGCGGGAGACCCATATGCTGATGAAGATGACATACCCATCGTGCTACGATCATGGCACGCTCAGAATTTTCTGATTACTTCTTTGCACGTCAAAGGGTCTGCAACGAACATTAATGTCTTGGGTATTGCCGAAGTGCAG GAGATGCTTGCAGCGGGTGGTTTTAACATACCACGAAGCATCCATGAGGTTATAGCTCGGTTGGCTTGCCACCTAGCCCGATGGGATGATAG ATTATTCCGCAAAAATATATTTGGTGCAGCAGATGAAATTGAATTGATGTTTATGAACAG GAGAACACAAGAAGATTTGCATTTATTCAGCATAATACTAAATCAGGAAATCAGAAGGTTGTCAACGCAG GTCATAAGAGTGAAATGGTCGCTCCACGCGAGGGAGGAAATTGTGTTCGAGCTTCTGCAACATTTGAAAGGAAGCGAGTCGAGGGCCTTGCTGGAAGGTGTAAGAAAGAGCACGAGGGAGATGATTGAAGAGCAGGAGGCAGTTCGAGGTCGCCTATTCACGATTCAAGATGTCATGCAGAGCACAGTCCGTGCATGGTTACAG GATAAAAGCCTTACTGTGACGCATAATCTCGGAGTCTTTGGGGGTTGCGGGCTTATCCTCTCCATAATTACCGGGCTATTTGGAATCAATGTCGACGGGATTCCAGGAGCCGAGAATTCCCCATCTGCTTTCGCTCTGTTCTCACTGTGTCTCGTGCTCCTAGGAGCCGTATTAATTGCAATCGGACTGGTCTACCTTGGGCTGAAGAATCCCATAGTCGAAGAGGACATGGAGGTCAGGAAGCTCGAGCTCCAAGAGCTGGTGCGCATGTTCCAGCAGGAAGCAGAATCTCACGCCCAAGTCCGCAAGACCATCGGACGGAACAACATTCCCCCAACCAGCGCAGATGTCTTCCTGGGGAATGCAGGCTACGTTTTTATCAGTTAA
- the LOC116205192 gene encoding uncharacterized protein LOC116205192 isoform X2: MVNDNLWTDGLICAFELVRGRRKRSHTKGGTKVQIERQAARDVPKKQEPTDERSTVLSSLIDGSKINRFSPTRGNDPLERHDNHRDCTLGHLDEIQDFSRSYWVPIGWARISELVQTVQADAAWASQPINISEEEDNVTVADVATPYWERPVGPTWWCHVAADHPVINKWLSNAPWLHPAISVALRDETRLISERMKHLFYEVPVRVAGGLLFELLGQSAGDPYADEDDIPIVLRSWHAQNFLITSLHVKGSATNINVLGIAEVQEMLAAGGFNIPRSIHEVIARLACHLARWDDRRTQEDLHLFSIILNQEIRRLSTQVIRVKWSLHAREEIVFELLQHLKGSESRALLEGVRKSTREMIEEQEAVRGRLFTIQDVMQSTVRAWLQDKSLTVTHNLGVFGGCGLILSIITGLFGINVDGIPGAENSPSAFALFSLCLVLLGAVLIAIGLVYLGLKNPIVEEDMEVRKLELQELVRMFQQEAESHAQVRKTIGRNNIPPTSADVFLGNAGYVFIS, from the exons ATGGTGAATGATAATCTTTGGACTGATGGGCTTATATGTGCTTTTGAATTGGTACGAGGAAGACGGAAAAGGAGCCATACCAAAGGTGGTACGAAAGTCCAGATAGAGAGACAAGCAGCGAGAGATGTGCCAAAGAAACAGGAGCCGACGGATGAACGGAGTACGGTGCTCTCTTCCCTTATCGATGGAAGTAAGATCAATAGGTTTTCACCTACACGCGGAAATGATCCGTTGGAAAGGCATGACAATCACAGGGACTGTACCTTGGGCCACCTCGATGAAATTCAAGACTTTTCACGGAGCTACTGGGTGCCAATCGGCTGGGCTAGAATTTCCGAACTTGTCCAGACAGTGCAAGCAGATGCTGCCTGGGCCTCACAGCCAATCAACATTTCGGAGGAGGAAGATAACGTCACCGTTGCAGATGTTGCGACTCCCTACTGGGAGCGACCGGTGGGCCCCACCTGGTGGTGCCATGTAGCAGCAGATCATCCCGTCATTAACAAATGGTTGAGTAACGCTCCATGGCTGCATCCTGCAATCAGTGTCGCTCTGCGCGATGAAACAAGGCTAATCAGTGAGCGGATGAAGCATCTTTTCTACGAG GTCCCTGTGAGAGTCGCAGGTGGACTGTTATTCGAGCTGTTGGGGCAGTCAGCGGGAGACCCATATGCTGATGAAGATGACATACCCATCGTGCTACGATCATGGCACGCTCAGAATTTTCTGATTACTTCTTTGCACGTCAAAGGGTCTGCAACGAACATTAATGTCTTGGGTATTGCCGAAGTGCAG GAGATGCTTGCAGCGGGTGGTTTTAACATACCACGAAGCATCCATGAGGTTATAGCTCGGTTGGCTTGCCACCTAGCCCGATGGGATGATAG GAGAACACAAGAAGATTTGCATTTATTCAGCATAATACTAAATCAGGAAATCAGAAGGTTGTCAACGCAG GTCATAAGAGTGAAATGGTCGCTCCACGCGAGGGAGGAAATTGTGTTCGAGCTTCTGCAACATTTGAAAGGAAGCGAGTCGAGGGCCTTGCTGGAAGGTGTAAGAAAGAGCACGAGGGAGATGATTGAAGAGCAGGAGGCAGTTCGAGGTCGCCTATTCACGATTCAAGATGTCATGCAGAGCACAGTCCGTGCATGGTTACAG GATAAAAGCCTTACTGTGACGCATAATCTCGGAGTCTTTGGGGGTTGCGGGCTTATCCTCTCCATAATTACCGGGCTATTTGGAATCAATGTCGACGGGATTCCAGGAGCCGAGAATTCCCCATCTGCTTTCGCTCTGTTCTCACTGTGTCTCGTGCTCCTAGGAGCCGTATTAATTGCAATCGGACTGGTCTACCTTGGGCTGAAGAATCCCATAGTCGAAGAGGACATGGAGGTCAGGAAGCTCGAGCTCCAAGAGCTGGTGCGCATGTTCCAGCAGGAAGCAGAATCTCACGCCCAAGTCCGCAAGACCATCGGACGGAACAACATTCCCCCAACCAGCGCAGATGTCTTCCTGGGGAATGCAGGCTACGTTTTTATCAGTTAA
- the LOC116205191 gene encoding pentatricopeptide repeat-containing protein At2g42920, chloroplastic has product MPLCLSCSSYAPPPPEAVSGDSLLAMLDHRCATMRDLRVIHAGLIKAGVLSTSTLAVSRLLAFCASPAGDMSYASALFTRVPRPNLFIWNTMIRGFSQSSAPERAISLFIEMITSSEIPPQRLTYPSVFKAYAELGLAESGAQLHGRIVKLGLEDDPFIRNTVIHMYTNCGLLGEARQVFDRSTDPDTVAWNSMIMGHAKCGDIDESRWLFDRIPARNTITWNSMLSGYVRNGLFMEALNLFNEMQKSGIRPSEFTMVSLLNASAHLGSLTQGRWIHEYLMRNGFELNPIMVTALIDMYSKCGSISEAYEIFRAVPKKGLSCWNSMILCLARNGHEEEAVCLFSQLESSGLKPDSVSFVGVLTACNHGGLIDKASEYFQLMMEKYHIVPTIKHFSCLVDLMGRLGCIEEAEELIRDLPVDADAILWGSLLWASWKQGNAEVAERAAEHLVELGSGESCGYVIMSNVHAGSGKFAEAIKLRVSMKEKRVEKQPGCSLIEVDGEVHEFIASGGRKHPRAEEIYWVLDEMVPILRELGSVEMSLVA; this is encoded by the exons ATGCCGCTATGTCTCTCCTGCTCAAGCTATGCTCCTCCGCCGCCGGAGGCCGTCTCCGGCGACTCCCTGCTCGCTATGCTGGACCACCGCTGCGCCACCATGCGGGACCTCCGCGTCATCCACGCCGGACTCATCAAGGCCGGCGTCCTCTCTACATCCACTCTCGCCGTCAGCCGCCTGCTGGCCTTCTGCGCCTCTCCGGCCGGGGACATGAGCTACGCTTCCGCGCTCTTCACTCGAGTTCCCCGCCCCAATCTCTTCATCTGGAACACCATGATCAGAGGCTTCTCCCAGAGCTCCGCCCCGGAGAGGgccatctctctcttcatcgAGATGATCACGTCGTCTGAGATTCCGCCGCAGAGGCTGACTTACCCGTCGGTTTTCAAGGCCTACGCCGAGCTGGGTTTGGCTGAATCTGGCGCTCAGCTTCATGGGAGGATCGTAAAGTTGGG GCTGGAAGATGACCCCTTTATCCGGAACACGGTCATACATATGTATACGAATTGTGGGCTTTTGGGTGAAGCCCGTCAAGTGTTCGATCGAAGTACTGATCCAGACACCGTTGCTTGGAATTCCATGATAATGGGCCATGCTAAATGTGGAGACATTGATGAGTCAAGGTGGCTTTTCGACAGGATCCCGGCGAGGAACACGATAACATGGAACTCTATGCTGAGTGGGTATGTTAGAAATGGTCTGTTCATGGAGGCGCTGAATCTGTTCAATGAAATGCAGAAGAGCGGAATTCGGCCTAGCGAGTTTACAATGGTCAGCCTGTTGAATGCTTCAGCCCACTTAGGATCCTTAACACAGGGCCGATGGATTCACGAGTATCTAATGAGAAATGGGTTTGAGTTAAATCCGATCATGGTGACTGCTCTGATTGATATGTACAGCAAGTGTGGTAGCATTAGTGAAGCTTATGAGATCTTCCGGGCTGTCCCTAAGAAGGGATTATCGTGTTGGAATTCCATGATCCTGTGCCTTGCCCGGAATGGGCATGAGGAGGAAGCGGTTTGTCTATTCTCTCAGCTCGAATCGTCTGGCCTTAAGCCTGACTCTGTTAGTTTCGTTGGTGTCCTCACTGCATGTAATCACGGCGGCTTGATCGATAAGGCGAGTGAATATTTCCAACTAATGATGGAGAAATATCATATTGTTCCGACGATAAAGCACTTCAGTTGCTTGGTTGATCTGATGGGCCGCTTAGGATGCATTGAAGAGGCAGAAGAACTGATAAGGGATTTGCCAGTGGATGCTGATGCTATACTGTGGGGTTCTCTGCTCTGGGCCAGTTGGAAGCAGGGGAATGCCGAGGTAGCGGAGCGGGCTGCTGAGCATCTGGTTGAGCTGGGCTCGGGCGAGAGCTGTGGGTATGTGATCATGTCCAATGTGCACGCAGGGTCCGGTAAGTTTGCAGAGGCAATCAAGCTTAGAGTTTCCATGAAAGAGAAGAGAGTAGAAAAGCAACCAGGATGTAGCTTGATAGAAGTGGACGGGGAAGTTCATGAGTTTATCGCCAGTGGGGGGAGGAAACATCCTAGAGCCGAAGAGATCTACTGGGTATTAGATGAGATGGTGCCGATATTACGGGAGCTTGGATCAGTTGAGATGAGCTTAGtagcatga
- the LOC116202538 gene encoding carbohydrate-binding X8 domain-containing protein-like has translation MGRKVICYVLILVLDLLISSASCSRLPKSRRVSKEEQSQKQEITYPITTVPTIIPAPFATSTSPVINPTSDPDSVVTPSIPVAITSPPPSLSSSWCIASPSSSQIALQVALDYACGYGGADCSGIQSNGKCYYPNSVRDHASYAFNQYYQKNPLPTSCNFAGTAVVTNTDPSTGSCQYPSTSTSSSILNTTNASGAPVFGAVPSGPTTSAAARSRDTPTRIWRSLVMSSVLLLARICI, from the exons ATGGGCAGAAAGGTCATCTGTTATGTCCTAATCCTGGTACTGGATCTGCTCATCAGTTCAG CTTCATGTTCAAGACTTCCCAAATCCAGACGAGTCTCCAAAGAAGAGCAGTCACAGAAGCAGGAGATCACCTACCCGATCACCACCGTGCCCACGATTATCCCGGCCCCGTTCGCCACCTCCACCTCCCCCGTCATAAACCCAACGTCGGACCCCGACTCAGTCGTGACCCCGAGCATCCCCGTTGCCATTACTTCCCCGCCCCCTTCGTTGAGCTCCAGCTGGTGTATCGCGAGCCCCAGCTCCTCCCAGATTGCCCTGCAGGTTGCCCTGGACTACGCCTGCGGGTATGGCGGGGCTGACTGCTCGGGGATCCAGTCTAATGGCAAGTGTTACTACCCCAACTCAGTGCGCGACCATGCCTCGTACGCGTTCAACCAGTACTACCAGAAGAACCCCCTCCCCACGAGCTGCAACTTTGCTGGGACTGCCGTGGTCACTAACACCGACCCAA GTACGGGGTCATGTCAATATCCATCCACGAG CACAAGCTCATCAATCTTAAACACCACAAACGCAAGTGGAGCCCCGGTGTTTGGTGCTGTCCCTTCGGGCCCTACAACCTCAGCAGCCGCAAGATCACGGGACACTCCTACTCGCATCTGGAGGAGCTTGGTCATGTCGTCTGTACTGTTACTGGCTCGTATCTGCATCTGA
- the LOC116203058 gene encoding glycerol-3-phosphate acyltransferase 1-like isoform X2, protein MVFFPGVLLKLADRLLCQLLPNYCHRAARKFRNYGGLFLRNPPPKPQTFPSITKLALEARSDCPESATLVCDIAGALLRSCLFFPYFMLVAFEAGGIMRALLLLLSSPILLLLDYKAKLRIMIFVTFCGLRVRDVESVARAVLPKFYLEDLNKQAYDVLASARGKVVITSVPRVMVEGFLKEFLGVDKVIGTELHSTGKYFTGLISAPGLVSKHRALKDYFGERRPDIGLGSSRDLNDYLFMSLCKEAYLVNKEEQSKNSNGAAFSGLKITAKGCKNEIRSDSPEGGGILYVCTHRTLLDPVFLSTSMAQSVTAVTYSLSTVSEFISPIRTVRLTRDRARDGETMKKLLSEGDLVICPEGTTCREPYLLRFSSLFAELAHEIVPVAVNTEVSMFYGTTARGLKCLDPIFFLMNPRPTYYVNVLGKVPRELTCEGGRSRHEVANGIQKQLADALGFECTGLTRRDKYLMLAGNEGVVEEPKKRDSANRKE, encoded by the exons ATGGTGTTCTTCCCAGGGGTGCTCCTGAAGCTTGCAGACCGGCTCCTCTGCCAGCTTCTCCCCAACTACTGCCATAGAGCTGCTAGGAAGTTCCGGAACTATGGTGGCCTCTTCCTCAGGAACCCTCCTCCCAAGCCCCAGACTTTCCCTAGCATCACGAAACTCGCACTTGAAGCGAGGTCCGACTGCCCCGAGTCTGCCACTCTGGTGTGTGACATTGCTGGAGCCCTGCTTCGGTCTTGCTTGTTCTTCCCCTACTTCATGCTGGTCGCTTTCGAGGCAGGCGGGATCATGAGGGCGTTGCTATTATTGCTGTCCTCCCCGATCCTGCTTCTCTTGGATTACAAAGCGAAGCTCCGGATCATGATCTTTGTGACCTTCTGTGGGCTGCGGGTAAGGGACGTGGAGAGTGTGGCAAGGGCAGTCCTGCCCAAGTTCTATCTTGAGGACCTCAACAAGCAGGCCTACGATGTTTTGGCCTCGGCAAGAGGCAAAGTTGTAATCACGAGCGTCCCTAGGGTGATGGTTGAGGGGTTCCTGAAGGAGTTCCTGGGTGTTGATAAGGTTATTGGTACGGAGCTACACTCTACCGGGAAGTACTTCACGGGATTGATATCTGCTCCCGGCCTGGTCTCCAAGCACCGAGCTCTGAAGGACTACTTCGGGGAGAGGAGGCCTGACATTGGCCTTGGAAGCTCGAGAGACCTGAATGATTATCTATTCATGTCCCTCTGCAAG GAAGCTTACTTGGTGAACAAGGAAGAGCAGAGCAAGAACAGCAATGGAGCTG CTTTCAGTGGGCTAAAAATCACGGCAAAGGGTTGCAAGAACGAGATAAGGTCCGACAGTCCCGAGGGAGGAGGGATCCTCTACGTGTGCACCCACCGAACTCTCCTTGACCCGGTGTTCCTCAGCACATCAATGGCCCAGTCCGTAACTGCAGTCACGTATAGCCTGAGCACTGTGTCCGAGTTCATCTCACCCATCAGAACCGTGAGATTAACAAGAGACAGGGCCCGAGATGGCGAAACCATGAAGAAGCTACTTAGTGAGGGAGACCTCGTGATCTGCCCTGAGGGAACCACGTGCAGAGAGCCTTATCTGCTAAGGTTCAGCTCCCTGTTCGCCGAGCTGGCACATGAGATCGTCCCAGTGGCAGTGAACACAGAAGTCAGCATGTTCTATGGGACGACTGCCCGTGGGCTCAAGTGTCTCGACCCGATCTTCTTCCTCATGAATCCAAGACCTACTTACTATGTCAATGTCCTTGGGAAGGTTCCAAGGGAGCTGACCTGCGAGGGCGGGAGGTCAAGGCATGAGGTTGCAAACGGAATCCAGAAGCAGTTGGCCGATGCCTTGGGATTCGAGTGCACAGGTCTTACCAGGAGGGACAAGTACCTGATGCTTGCTGGCAATGAAGGAGTCGTTGAGGAGCCGAAGAAACGAGACTCAGCAAATCGTAAAGAATAG
- the LOC116203058 gene encoding glycerol-3-phosphate acyltransferase 1-like isoform X1: MVFFPGVLLKLADRLLCQLLPNYCHRAARKFRNYGGLFLRNPPPKPQTFPSITKLALEARSDCPESATLVCDIAGALLRSCLFFPYFMLVAFEAGGIMRALLLLLSSPILLLLDYKAKLRIMIFVTFCGLRVRDVESVARAVLPKFYLEDLNKQAYDVLASARGKVVITSVPRVMVEGFLKEFLGVDKVIGTELHSTGKYFTGLISAPGLVSKHRALKDYFGERRPDIGLGSSRDLNDYLFMSLCKEAYLVNKEEQSKNSNGAGSCTVLPREKYPKPLIFHDGRLAFLPSPLSMLSMFMFLPLGLILAIFRLSIGIFLPYKLSILLAAFSGLKITAKGCKNEIRSDSPEGGGILYVCTHRTLLDPVFLSTSMAQSVTAVTYSLSTVSEFISPIRTVRLTRDRARDGETMKKLLSEGDLVICPEGTTCREPYLLRFSSLFAELAHEIVPVAVNTEVSMFYGTTARGLKCLDPIFFLMNPRPTYYVNVLGKVPRELTCEGGRSRHEVANGIQKQLADALGFECTGLTRRDKYLMLAGNEGVVEEPKKRDSANRKE, translated from the exons ATGGTGTTCTTCCCAGGGGTGCTCCTGAAGCTTGCAGACCGGCTCCTCTGCCAGCTTCTCCCCAACTACTGCCATAGAGCTGCTAGGAAGTTCCGGAACTATGGTGGCCTCTTCCTCAGGAACCCTCCTCCCAAGCCCCAGACTTTCCCTAGCATCACGAAACTCGCACTTGAAGCGAGGTCCGACTGCCCCGAGTCTGCCACTCTGGTGTGTGACATTGCTGGAGCCCTGCTTCGGTCTTGCTTGTTCTTCCCCTACTTCATGCTGGTCGCTTTCGAGGCAGGCGGGATCATGAGGGCGTTGCTATTATTGCTGTCCTCCCCGATCCTGCTTCTCTTGGATTACAAAGCGAAGCTCCGGATCATGATCTTTGTGACCTTCTGTGGGCTGCGGGTAAGGGACGTGGAGAGTGTGGCAAGGGCAGTCCTGCCCAAGTTCTATCTTGAGGACCTCAACAAGCAGGCCTACGATGTTTTGGCCTCGGCAAGAGGCAAAGTTGTAATCACGAGCGTCCCTAGGGTGATGGTTGAGGGGTTCCTGAAGGAGTTCCTGGGTGTTGATAAGGTTATTGGTACGGAGCTACACTCTACCGGGAAGTACTTCACGGGATTGATATCTGCTCCCGGCCTGGTCTCCAAGCACCGAGCTCTGAAGGACTACTTCGGGGAGAGGAGGCCTGACATTGGCCTTGGAAGCTCGAGAGACCTGAATGATTATCTATTCATGTCCCTCTGCAAG GAAGCTTACTTGGTGAACAAGGAAGAGCAGAGCAAGAACAGCAATGGAGCTGGTAGTTGTACCGTTCTTCCTAGGGAAAAATACCCAAAGCCATTGATATTCCATGATGGACGGCTAGCTTTCTTGCCCTCCCCTCTCTCGATGCTATCCATGTTCATGTTCCTTCCGCTCGGCCTAATATTGGCAATCTTCCGGCTCTCCATCGGAATTTTCCTCCCTTACAAGCTATCCATTCTTCTCGCAGCTTTCAGTGGGCTAAAAATCACGGCAAAGGGTTGCAAGAACGAGATAAGGTCCGACAGTCCCGAGGGAGGAGGGATCCTCTACGTGTGCACCCACCGAACTCTCCTTGACCCGGTGTTCCTCAGCACATCAATGGCCCAGTCCGTAACTGCAGTCACGTATAGCCTGAGCACTGTGTCCGAGTTCATCTCACCCATCAGAACCGTGAGATTAACAAGAGACAGGGCCCGAGATGGCGAAACCATGAAGAAGCTACTTAGTGAGGGAGACCTCGTGATCTGCCCTGAGGGAACCACGTGCAGAGAGCCTTATCTGCTAAGGTTCAGCTCCCTGTTCGCCGAGCTGGCACATGAGATCGTCCCAGTGGCAGTGAACACAGAAGTCAGCATGTTCTATGGGACGACTGCCCGTGGGCTCAAGTGTCTCGACCCGATCTTCTTCCTCATGAATCCAAGACCTACTTACTATGTCAATGTCCTTGGGAAGGTTCCAAGGGAGCTGACCTGCGAGGGCGGGAGGTCAAGGCATGAGGTTGCAAACGGAATCCAGAAGCAGTTGGCCGATGCCTTGGGATTCGAGTGCACAGGTCTTACCAGGAGGGACAAGTACCTGATGCTTGCTGGCAATGAAGGAGTCGTTGAGGAGCCGAAGAAACGAGACTCAGCAAATCGTAAAGAATAG
- the LOC116206232 gene encoding ribose-phosphate pyrophosphokinase 4, with protein MEISNSNSNSNSQHQKKQVLLFHCIESEELARKVAAQSDLINLQTIKWRSFDDGFPNLFINNAQDIRGQHVAFLASFSSPSVIFEQLSVIYALPRLFVASFTLVLPYFPTGSFERMEEEGDVATAFTMARILSNIPISRGGPTSIVVYDIHALQERFYFGDNVLPLFETGIPLLRQRLRQLPDFDKVIVAFPDDGAWKRFHKLLDNFPVVICTKVREGDKRIVRLKEGNPSGCHVVIVDDLVQSGGTLIECQKVLSAHGAAKVSAYVTHGVFPKRSWERFIHENNDSNKGFAYFWITDSCPLTVKAIADKAPFEILSLAGSLAEALQI; from the exons ATGGAGATCTCGAACTCTAACTCTAACTCGAACTCGCAGCATCAGAAGAAGCAGGTCCTCCTCTTCCACTGCATCGAGTCCGAGGAGCTGGCCCGCAAGGTCGCCGCCCAGTCTGACCTCATCAACCTCCAAACCATCAAGTGGAG GAGCTTTGATGATGGGTTCCCGAACCTGTTCATAAACAATGCGCAAGATATCCGAGGCCAGCACGTGGCCTTTCTCGCATCCTTCAGCTCTCCCTCGGTGATCTTTGAACAGCTCTCTGTCATATACGCGCTGCCTCGGCTCTTCGTTGCTTCCTTTACGTTGGTATTGCCCTACTTTCCGACGGGGTCTTTTGAGCggatggaagaagaaggagatgtGGCTACAGCATTTACCATGGCAAGAATATTGTCAAACATTCCAATCTCACGGGGTGGCCCGACAAGCATAGTCGTATATGATATACACGCTTTGCAG GAAAGGTTTTATTTTGGGGACAATGTTTTACCTCTTTTCGAGACAGGAATTCCTCTGTTAAGGCAACGTCTTCGCCAGTTACCTGATTTTGACAAG GTCATTGTTGCTTTCCCAGATGACGGAGCCTGGAAGAGATTTCACAAGCTCTTGGATAATTTCCCAGTG GTTATTTGCACGAAGGTTCGTGAAGGTGATAAGCGGATAGTTAGGCTGAAGGAGGGAAACCCTTCTGGCTGTCATGTAGTCATTGTTGATGATTTGGTCCAATCTGGAGGAACCTTAATCGAGTGTCAG AAAGTGTTGTCGGCTCACGGTGCGGCCAAGGTGAGTGCGTATGTCACCCACGGCGTATTCCCTAAACGGTCTTGGGAGCGGTTCATTCACGAGAATAACG ATTCCAATAAGGGGTTCGCCTACTTCTGGATCACCGATTCTTGCCCGCTTACCGTCAAGGCCATTGCAGACAAAGCTCCCTTCGAGATTCTTAGTCTCGCAGGATCGCTTGCAGAAGCTTTACAAATCTGA
- the LOC116204356 gene encoding uncharacterized protein LOC116204356 yields the protein MEVALCSLATFPLVPLVLLLLQLIVATATISAATTSSTNASEHFIKSACSKAAYTELCESSLLPHTATINSNPSELIKTAMTVYESNLQAALHDAIKARDAARSKYYQSPTRENAKALHSTSMEVVRWVSNRVPEMKEIIGKGTPKS from the coding sequence ATGGAAGTAGCTCTTTGCTCCCTCGCCACATTTCCTCTTGTCCCTCTCGTCCTCCTACTCCTCCAGCTGATCGTCGCCACCGCCACCATCTCCGCCGCCACGACGTCGTCAACCAATGCATCCGAGCACTTCATAAAGAGCGCGTGCAGCAAGGCAGCGTACACAGAGCTCTGTGAGAGCTCCCTCTTGCCCCACACCGCCACCATCAATTCCAACCCCTCAGAGCTCATCAAGACCGCCATGACGGTCTACGAGTCCAACCTACAAGCCGCCCTACACGACGCGATCAAAGCAAGGGATGCGGCCAGGTCGAAGTACTACCAGTCTCCCACTCGCGAAAACGCGAAGGCCCTCCATTCCACTAGTATGGAAGTGGTTAGATGGGTTTCTAATAGGGTCCCTGAGATGAAGGAAATTATAGGCAAGGGGACCCCGAAGTCCTAG